A single window of Mugil cephalus isolate CIBA_MC_2020 chromosome 1, CIBA_Mcephalus_1.1, whole genome shotgun sequence DNA harbors:
- the LOC125020065 gene encoding proteoglycan 4-like isoform X2 gives MYPPKQRRYLFEAVTEHTDKDYKVLHRHPAEMSLQVCHCCGWSKVTTHQGLRIHQGKNGCTPKGVRIAETQPQQCLWDYGGFPKIQTDLQVQISASIKTDTADYYSEMSLQVCHCGWKKMTTYHGLKTHQGMMGCTAKGMKKEQYVWKKDWEAQVDHNHLPAKKVATKRENFAETQRTVSIGILTATIKDEYESPSSQRATKSRSSHELQNFSTLPQINRPVRDHSTPAYPGNVVKPKERKRKNPTLSQNADRRSIDLYTELYAATTATIKEEPESPFALQQPSARTATKSKSGHQLQGFSALPQNVNRRSEDASWSIDSYTELYAAEEDTIKEEPESLFAPQEPPSRRTKKTKSVCQRQDFSNDAQVNRLVRAPPPNPPLFKVVRPKVKERKGTKMRSVARELPPTTFPVPVVQPKEKKRDYSQTLSENVQVPPINLQATTTTMEEPRSSFQTSWGSFLKGTGTDAGNQLQDLSSSEQVDRSVTENPKTPSPVQPKKESPLFSSTQERIKSELQQKFQMREEKMSEIRQVEAACKSVPDSTSTHTDSASSQNKDPSSLYEATQPDCSASTKVKELARMYSAVQETAVQPEETDTEKPKLSQSVPVSPVINSQTAATTMEEPRSPFTTPRRSQNDTNIHAEHQVQDLSEQMDSSVRENPKTPLSSVQPKKKESPLFKATREMTEEKMSESRPVETAPENMPVPPILNSQTTGHGDSSVRENPKTPLSSVQPKKKESPLFKATREMTEEKMSESRPVETAPENMPVPPILNSQTTGHGDSSVRENTKTPPPVQPKKKESPSFKATQETIQSKLQQEVQVAEERMSESRPVETACKSISDSATMNTRTDSAASQKEDRTSSAQPGFSTGMKVKELAQMFSTLQETAVQPEEKDREKANISQSVPVSPVIDSQTTATTTEEARSPFTTPRRCLHKDTNIHADHQLQVARSVRDNPKTPPPVQPKKMESPSFKATWERIQSELPQNIQMQEKKSSIIRAVEAVCESVPDSTSVTTQRDSAPSQKEDQTSLYEAAQPDFSNCMKVKELAQMFSAPTAGEAAVQPKDKDKEIRKLSQVKLLAQRFSANTVQETSAQPNEKAARPSKLSQFPDSKIFARSVQDNPKTPPPVQPKKKDSPSFKATWERIQSELPQNIQMREKKSSIIRAVEAACEKFPDSKIATINRNSEPTEVPLKDVPEPSSELSGFSTSVKVKDLARLFSAAARQEKSVQPMDKQREGQHPTQRKFLNQKQSAPVAQKTATCRPKEKDKENQKPSKWT, from the exons atgtACCCGCCAAAACAGAGGAGGTATCTCTTTGAGGCAGTAacagaacacacagacaaagactaCAAG GTTTTACACAGACACCCAGCAGAAATGAGCCTACAGGTTTGCCACTGCTGCGGCTGGTCCAAAGTGACGACTCACCAGGGCCTGAGAATTCACCAGGGGAAGAATGGATGCACGCCGAAGGGTGTGAGGATTGCAGAGACTCAGCCACAGCAGTGTCTGTGGGATTATGGGGGATTTCCGAAGATTCAAACGGACCTCCAAGTGCAAATAAGCGCGTCTATCAAGACag ACACGGCAGACTATTATTCAGAGATGAGTCTCCAGGTTTGTCATTGTGGCTGGAAGAAAATGACAACTTATCACGGCTTGAAGACTCACCAGGGGATGATGGGATGCACGGCAAAGGGAATGAAGAAAGAGCAGTACGTCTGGAAAAAAGATTGGGAAGCTCAGGTGGATCACAATCATCTGCCAGCTAAGAAGGTGGCCACCAAGAGGGAG AATTTTGCAGAGACACAAAGGACGGTCAGTATCGGCATCTTAACAGCCACAATCAAAGATGAATACGAATCAC CATCTTCCCAAAGAGCCACAAAGTCAAGGTCAAGTCATGAGCTACAAAACTTCTCCACCCTTCCacag ATAAACAGACCAGTCAGAGACCATTCAACGCCAGCATATCCAGGAAATGTAGTTAAACctaaggagagaaaaagaaagaatccaaCATTATCACAG AATGCAGATAGGAGATCAATAGATCTGTATACCGAACTGTATGCGGCAACAACAGCCACAATCAAGGAGGAGCCTGAATCAC CATTTGCACTTCAACAACCATCTGCACGAACAGCCACAAAGTCAAAGTCAGGCCATCAACTGCAAGGGTTCTCTGCCCTTCCACAG aatGTCAACCGGAGATCAGAGGACGCAAGTTGGAGCATTGACAGCTATACTGAACTGTATGCAGCGGAAGAAGACACAATCAAGGAGGAGCCTGAATCAC TATTTGCACCTCAAGAGCCGCCTTCCCGAAGAACCAAAAAGACAAAGTCAGTCTGTCAGCGGCAGGATTTCTCCAATGATGCGCAG GTGAATAGGTTGGTCAGGGCGCCTCCACCTAATCCACCTCTATTCAAAGTAGTGCGACCTAAGGTGAAAGAGAGGAAAGGTACCAAG ATGAGGAGTGTGGCCAGGGAGCTTCCGCCGACTACATTCCCAGtacctgttgtccaaccaaaggagaaaaaaagggattATAGTCAGACACTTTCAGAG AATGTCCAAGTGCCACCAATCAACTTACaagcaacaaccacaaccatGGAGGAGCCCAGATCAT CTTTTCAAACATCATGGGGCTCCTTCCTAAAAGGCACTGGCACAGACGCAGGAAATCAACTGCAGGATTTGTCTTCTAGCGAGCAG GTGGACAGATCCGTCACGGAGAATCCAAAAACTCCTTCTCCAGTCCAGCCCAAGAAGGAGTCACCTTTATTCAGTTCGACACAAGAGAGAATTAAGTCTGAATTACAGCAAAAGTTTCagatgagagaagaaaagatgagTGAAATCAGACAAGTGGAGGCAGCCTGTAAG AGCGTCCCAGATTCGACAAGTACCCACACAGATTCCGCATCCTCACAAAATAAGGATCCATCATCAT TGTATGAAGCTACACAACCTGATTGCTCCGCTAGCACAAAG gTAAAGGAACTGGCCCGTATGTATTCAGCTGTACAGGAAACAGCAGTCCAGCctgaagagacagacacagagaaaccaAAACTATCACAG AGCGTGCCAGTGTCACCGGTCATCAACTCACAAACAGCAGCCACAACTATGGAGGAGCCCAGATCAC CTTTTACAACACCACGACGCTCCCAAAATGATACTAACATACATGCAGAACATCAAGTGCAGGATTTATCTGAGCAG ATGGACAGTTCAGTCAGAGAGAATCCAAAAACTCCTCTATCTTCAGTCCAGCCCAAGAAGAAAGAGTCACCTTTATTCAAGGCGACACGAGAGATGACAGAAGAAAAGATGAGTGAATCTAGACCAGTGGAGACAGCCCCTGAG AACATGCCGGTGCCACCAATACTCAACTCACAAACAACAGGTCACGGGGACAGTTCAGTCAGAGAGAATCCAAAAACTCCTCTATCTTCAGTCCAGCCCAAGAAGAAAGAGTCACCTTTATTCAAGGCGACACGAGAGATGACAGAAGAAAAGATGAGTGAATCTAGACCAGTGGAGACAGCCCCTGAG AACATGCCGGTGCCACCAATCCTCAACTCACAAACAACAGGTCACGGGGACAGTTCAGTCAGAGAGAATACAAAAACCCCTCCACCAGTGCAGCCCAAGAAGAAGGAGTCACCTTCATTCAAGGCAACGCAGGAGACAATTCAGTCTAAATTACAGCAAGAAGTTCAGGTGGCAGAAGAAAGGATGAGTGAATCTAGACCAGTGGAGACAGCCTGTAAG AGCATCTCAGATTCAGCCACTATGAACACAAGAACAGATTCTGCCGCCTCACAAAAGGAGGATCGGACATCAT CTGCACAGCCTGGTTTCTCCACTGGCATGAAG gTGAAGGAACTTGCCCAGATGTTTTCAACTCTCCAGGAAACAgcagtccaaccagaggagaaagacagagagaaagcaaacATATCACAG AGCGTGCCAGTGTCACCAGTCATCGACTCACAAACGACAGCCACAACCACGGAGGAGGCCAGATCAC CTTTTACAACACCACGACGCTGTTTACATAAAGATACTAACATACATGCAGATCATCAACTGCAG GTTGCAAGATCAGTTCGGGACAATCCAAAAACCCCACCTCCAGTCCAGCCCAAGAAGATGGAATCCCCTTCATTCAAGGCAACATGGGAGAGGATTCAGTCTGAGTTACCGCAAAACATTCagatgcaagaaaaaaagagcagtaTAATCAGAGCAGTAGAGGCAGTCTGTGAG AGCGTCCCAGATTCAACAAGTGTGACCACCCAAAGAGATTCTGCTCCCTCACAAAAGGAGGATCAGACATCAT tgtatgaaGCTGCACAGCCTGATTTCTCCAATTGCATGAAG GTGAAAGAACTGGCTCAGATGTTTTCAGCACCCACAGCCGGGGAAGCAGCAGTCCAACCAAAGGACAAGGACAAAGAGATACGAAAACTGTCACAG GTAAAGCTCCTGGCTCAAAGGTTTTCAGCCAACACAGTTCAGGAAACATCAGCCCAACCAAATGAGAAAGCTGCCAGGCCATCAAAGCTGTCACAG tTTCCAGACTCAAAAATTTTTGCAAGATCAGTTCAGGACAATCCAAAAACCCCACCTCCAGTCCAGCCCAAGAAGAAGGACTCACCTTCATTCAAGGCGACATGGGAGAGGATTCAGTCTGAGTTACCGCAAAACATTCAGATGcgagaaaaaaagagcagtaTAATCAGAGCAGTAGAGGCAGCCTGTGAG aagtTTCCAGACTCAAAAATTGCTACCATCAACAGGAATTCTGAGCCTACAGAAGTACCACTGAAGGACGTTCCTGAACCat CTTCCGAGCTCTCAGGTTTCTCCACATCTGTGAAG GTGAAGGATCTGGCCCGGTTGTTTTCAGCTGCCGCAAGACAGGAAAAGTCTGTCCAACCAATGGacaaacagagggagggacaaCACCCTACACAG AGGAAGTTTCTTAACCAGAAACAGTCTGCTCCAGTGGCCcagaaaacagcaacatgcagaccaaaagagaaagacaaggagaaTCAAAAACCGTCCAAG TGGACGTAA
- the LOC125020065 gene encoding proteoglycan 4-like isoform X3 gives MYPPKQRRYLFEAVTEHTDKDYKVLHRHPAEMSLQVCHCCGWSKVTTHQGLRIHQGKNGCTPKGVRIAETQPQQCLWDYGGFPKIQTDLQVQISASIKTDTADYYSEMSLQVCHCGWKKMTTYHGLKTHQGMMGCTAKGMKKEQYVWKKDWEAQVDHNHLPAKKVATKRENFAETQRTVSIGILTATIKDEYESPSSQRATKSRSSHELQNFSTLPQINRPVRDHSTPAYPGNVVKPKERKRKNPTLSQNADRRSIDLYTELYAATTATIKEEPESPFALQQPSARTATKSKSGHQLQGFSALPQNVNRRSEDASWSIDSYTELYAAEEDTIKEEPESLFAPQEPPSRRTKKTKSVCQRQDFSNDAQVNRLVRAPPPNPPLFKVVRPKVKERKGTKMRSVARELPPTTFPVPVVQPKEKKRDYSQTLSENVQVPPINLQATTTTMEEPRSSFQTSWGSFLKGTGTDAGNQLQDLSSSEQVDRSVTENPKTPSPVQPKKESPLFSSTQERIKSELQQKFQMREEKMSEIRQVEAACKSVPDSTSTHTDSASSQNKDPSSLYEATQPDCSASTKVKELARMYSAVQETAVQPEETDTEKPKLSQSVPVSPVINSQTAATTMEEPRSPFTTPRRSQNDTNIHAEHQVQDLSEQMDSSVRENPKTPLSSVQPKKKESPLFKATREMTEEKMSESRPVETAPENMPVPPILNSQTTGHGDSSVRENPKTPLSSVQPKKKESPLFKATREMTEEKMSESRPVETAPENMPVPPILNSQTTGHGDSSVRENTKTPPPVQPKKKESPSFKATQETIQSKLQQEVQVAEERMSESRPVETACKSISDSATMNTRTDSAASQKEDRTSSAQPGFSTGMKVKELAQMFSTLQETAVQPEEKDREKANISQSVPVSPVIDSQTTATTTEEARSPFTTPRRCLHKDTNIHADHQLQVARSVRDNPKTPPPVQPKKMESPSFKATWERIQSELPQNIQMQEKKSSIIRAVEAVCESVPDSTSVTTQRDSAPSQKEDQTSLYEAAQPDFSNCMKVKELAQMFSAPTAGEAAVQPKDKDKEIRKLSQVKLLAQRFSANTVQETSAQPNEKAARPSKLSQKFPDSKIFARSVQDNPKTPPPVQPKKKDSPSFKATWERIQSELPQNIQMREKKSSIIRAVEAACEFPDSKIATINRNSEPTEVPLKDVPEPSSELSGFSTSVKVKDLARLFSAAARQEKSVQPMDKQREGQHPTQRKFLNQKQSAPVAQKTATCRPKEKDKENQKPSKWT, from the exons atgtACCCGCCAAAACAGAGGAGGTATCTCTTTGAGGCAGTAacagaacacacagacaaagactaCAAG GTTTTACACAGACACCCAGCAGAAATGAGCCTACAGGTTTGCCACTGCTGCGGCTGGTCCAAAGTGACGACTCACCAGGGCCTGAGAATTCACCAGGGGAAGAATGGATGCACGCCGAAGGGTGTGAGGATTGCAGAGACTCAGCCACAGCAGTGTCTGTGGGATTATGGGGGATTTCCGAAGATTCAAACGGACCTCCAAGTGCAAATAAGCGCGTCTATCAAGACag ACACGGCAGACTATTATTCAGAGATGAGTCTCCAGGTTTGTCATTGTGGCTGGAAGAAAATGACAACTTATCACGGCTTGAAGACTCACCAGGGGATGATGGGATGCACGGCAAAGGGAATGAAGAAAGAGCAGTACGTCTGGAAAAAAGATTGGGAAGCTCAGGTGGATCACAATCATCTGCCAGCTAAGAAGGTGGCCACCAAGAGGGAG AATTTTGCAGAGACACAAAGGACGGTCAGTATCGGCATCTTAACAGCCACAATCAAAGATGAATACGAATCAC CATCTTCCCAAAGAGCCACAAAGTCAAGGTCAAGTCATGAGCTACAAAACTTCTCCACCCTTCCacag ATAAACAGACCAGTCAGAGACCATTCAACGCCAGCATATCCAGGAAATGTAGTTAAACctaaggagagaaaaagaaagaatccaaCATTATCACAG AATGCAGATAGGAGATCAATAGATCTGTATACCGAACTGTATGCGGCAACAACAGCCACAATCAAGGAGGAGCCTGAATCAC CATTTGCACTTCAACAACCATCTGCACGAACAGCCACAAAGTCAAAGTCAGGCCATCAACTGCAAGGGTTCTCTGCCCTTCCACAG aatGTCAACCGGAGATCAGAGGACGCAAGTTGGAGCATTGACAGCTATACTGAACTGTATGCAGCGGAAGAAGACACAATCAAGGAGGAGCCTGAATCAC TATTTGCACCTCAAGAGCCGCCTTCCCGAAGAACCAAAAAGACAAAGTCAGTCTGTCAGCGGCAGGATTTCTCCAATGATGCGCAG GTGAATAGGTTGGTCAGGGCGCCTCCACCTAATCCACCTCTATTCAAAGTAGTGCGACCTAAGGTGAAAGAGAGGAAAGGTACCAAG ATGAGGAGTGTGGCCAGGGAGCTTCCGCCGACTACATTCCCAGtacctgttgtccaaccaaaggagaaaaaaagggattATAGTCAGACACTTTCAGAG AATGTCCAAGTGCCACCAATCAACTTACaagcaacaaccacaaccatGGAGGAGCCCAGATCAT CTTTTCAAACATCATGGGGCTCCTTCCTAAAAGGCACTGGCACAGACGCAGGAAATCAACTGCAGGATTTGTCTTCTAGCGAGCAG GTGGACAGATCCGTCACGGAGAATCCAAAAACTCCTTCTCCAGTCCAGCCCAAGAAGGAGTCACCTTTATTCAGTTCGACACAAGAGAGAATTAAGTCTGAATTACAGCAAAAGTTTCagatgagagaagaaaagatgagTGAAATCAGACAAGTGGAGGCAGCCTGTAAG AGCGTCCCAGATTCGACAAGTACCCACACAGATTCCGCATCCTCACAAAATAAGGATCCATCATCAT TGTATGAAGCTACACAACCTGATTGCTCCGCTAGCACAAAG gTAAAGGAACTGGCCCGTATGTATTCAGCTGTACAGGAAACAGCAGTCCAGCctgaagagacagacacagagaaaccaAAACTATCACAG AGCGTGCCAGTGTCACCGGTCATCAACTCACAAACAGCAGCCACAACTATGGAGGAGCCCAGATCAC CTTTTACAACACCACGACGCTCCCAAAATGATACTAACATACATGCAGAACATCAAGTGCAGGATTTATCTGAGCAG ATGGACAGTTCAGTCAGAGAGAATCCAAAAACTCCTCTATCTTCAGTCCAGCCCAAGAAGAAAGAGTCACCTTTATTCAAGGCGACACGAGAGATGACAGAAGAAAAGATGAGTGAATCTAGACCAGTGGAGACAGCCCCTGAG AACATGCCGGTGCCACCAATACTCAACTCACAAACAACAGGTCACGGGGACAGTTCAGTCAGAGAGAATCCAAAAACTCCTCTATCTTCAGTCCAGCCCAAGAAGAAAGAGTCACCTTTATTCAAGGCGACACGAGAGATGACAGAAGAAAAGATGAGTGAATCTAGACCAGTGGAGACAGCCCCTGAG AACATGCCGGTGCCACCAATCCTCAACTCACAAACAACAGGTCACGGGGACAGTTCAGTCAGAGAGAATACAAAAACCCCTCCACCAGTGCAGCCCAAGAAGAAGGAGTCACCTTCATTCAAGGCAACGCAGGAGACAATTCAGTCTAAATTACAGCAAGAAGTTCAGGTGGCAGAAGAAAGGATGAGTGAATCTAGACCAGTGGAGACAGCCTGTAAG AGCATCTCAGATTCAGCCACTATGAACACAAGAACAGATTCTGCCGCCTCACAAAAGGAGGATCGGACATCAT CTGCACAGCCTGGTTTCTCCACTGGCATGAAG gTGAAGGAACTTGCCCAGATGTTTTCAACTCTCCAGGAAACAgcagtccaaccagaggagaaagacagagagaaagcaaacATATCACAG AGCGTGCCAGTGTCACCAGTCATCGACTCACAAACGACAGCCACAACCACGGAGGAGGCCAGATCAC CTTTTACAACACCACGACGCTGTTTACATAAAGATACTAACATACATGCAGATCATCAACTGCAG GTTGCAAGATCAGTTCGGGACAATCCAAAAACCCCACCTCCAGTCCAGCCCAAGAAGATGGAATCCCCTTCATTCAAGGCAACATGGGAGAGGATTCAGTCTGAGTTACCGCAAAACATTCagatgcaagaaaaaaagagcagtaTAATCAGAGCAGTAGAGGCAGTCTGTGAG AGCGTCCCAGATTCAACAAGTGTGACCACCCAAAGAGATTCTGCTCCCTCACAAAAGGAGGATCAGACATCAT tgtatgaaGCTGCACAGCCTGATTTCTCCAATTGCATGAAG GTGAAAGAACTGGCTCAGATGTTTTCAGCACCCACAGCCGGGGAAGCAGCAGTCCAACCAAAGGACAAGGACAAAGAGATACGAAAACTGTCACAG GTAAAGCTCCTGGCTCAAAGGTTTTCAGCCAACACAGTTCAGGAAACATCAGCCCAACCAAATGAGAAAGCTGCCAGGCCATCAAAGCTGTCACAG aagtTTCCAGACTCAAAAATTTTTGCAAGATCAGTTCAGGACAATCCAAAAACCCCACCTCCAGTCCAGCCCAAGAAGAAGGACTCACCTTCATTCAAGGCGACATGGGAGAGGATTCAGTCTGAGTTACCGCAAAACATTCAGATGcgagaaaaaaagagcagtaTAATCAGAGCAGTAGAGGCAGCCTGTGAG tTTCCAGACTCAAAAATTGCTACCATCAACAGGAATTCTGAGCCTACAGAAGTACCACTGAAGGACGTTCCTGAACCat CTTCCGAGCTCTCAGGTTTCTCCACATCTGTGAAG GTGAAGGATCTGGCCCGGTTGTTTTCAGCTGCCGCAAGACAGGAAAAGTCTGTCCAACCAATGGacaaacagagggagggacaaCACCCTACACAG AGGAAGTTTCTTAACCAGAAACAGTCTGCTCCAGTGGCCcagaaaacagcaacatgcagaccaaaagagaaagacaaggagaaTCAAAAACCGTCCAAG TGGACGTAA